ACCCTCACTGGGCCAGAAGGAGCGGTCAGGGGAAACGCCACAGCCCTGCTCTCCGGCACTCACTCTGCACGTCAATCTGAAGCGGGAGGCTGCGTTTGTGGATGCCGCTGGTCACGGCCCCACACCAGTATGATCCTGAGTCTTCTCTCCAGATGGCTGTGACCTGGAGTTCCGGGGACGCACTCCAGTTTGAGAGGATGACCCCATGGTCTCTGAAGAAGACAAAGCGAAGCCGAACGTCTGGCCGCTCTAGAGGAAGCTGTGTTTTACAGCTCAGGTTTACAGAATTCCCCTCTGTAGGCTGGGAGTCTGTGACTTTCAGCTTTGGACGTGAAAATAGCTCTGATTGGAGAGAAGAGGTGAATCAAGTTCTCAGTATGAGGCAGGCTTGGATTCTCGGTTCTGGAAAACTTCAGACACCCAGCAAGACAAACTTATTGACCCCTCTatcacatttttctttcccaggattATTTAAGTCCAATTGCTCCACTTTCTCTGCCTCTTAGAGGACATAGGTCTCAAATATTTCCAGAGTTTGTTATGATATCAACttatatagggaattccctggaggtccagtggttaggacactgtGATTTCACCGCCGAGGACCCTGGTtcgatcctggtcagggaactaagaagatctcacaagccgagcggcacagccaaaaaaaacaaaaacaaaaaaaacaccactTACATAGATCCCCGCGGATGTGCCCAATTTACCCTGCCCTGACATTGCTAAGCAAATTTGTATGAAATGAAGTGTTTACCTTGAATTCGAATATTTGTGAGACTTGTTCTCAATACATGCTTGTTTTCCAAGGATCCAATGCATTGGTAACAGCCACTGTTGTTTAATCTTGCTTGTGATATCAGAAGATCCAAGCTTTTATTAGAATCAGAAATAACTTTTCTATTCCAAAAGTACCTCACAGCAGTCAGtttctctttcccccttttccGGCATCTCAGAACCAACTCGTCACCTTCAAACACAGAATGTGGGGCCTGGAGGATGAAGGAGGCTGGAAACCACACACAGATAAGACATTGTCATCAAGGCACTCCTTCCTCTGTGCATCCTGaattacagagattttttttcttccccaggaTTTAGTCTCCTGACTCAAGTTCACTCATTTCCTTCCAAATCAGTTGATCTGCTTCAGATACAATTCCTAAATAAATCCTAAACACATCTATTTAACCATTCAGGGACAGATTCAAAAATATAGGGATTCTAATGTGGAGAGGAAAAGCTGAGAGGAGGTGTGACCGAAATCTCTGATGTCATTGATTACAGAGAAGATCAACACCAACTTGCTCACCAAATAACAGAACAAGAGTCATCAAAGACGTAGTTCTTGGAGAAATACACTAGGAATTGTTACAGCGCATTGGAGTGCGCTCTGCAGAGGGCTTATGGTCACAGATACAAATTCAGGGTCAAGGGACAGTGAATGTGGTCCACTCATGAAACTGTCATGCTCTTCAGATTCTGATTAGAGGCTATTTCCATCCTTTCTCTCTGAGATGATGCAGTGAATGCCTGCTCTTATAGACCAATGCCTGAGGAGTGATCTAAATTTTCTGAAATAGAGAAGGGACAGATCCTAAGACAGGTGAAGACCCAAGCCCTCAGGATGGAGATTTCCCACCTCTGAATTCTTATTTTATGGAGCTTTTCACTTTCTATTTTGTGCTTAGTACCTTCATGTATACATAAATTCTCCCCAAGGAGGCTGTAAAGCCCTTGAAGGCAGGACCTAAGACAGCTTCACTTTTGAATTCCCTAAAACTAaaacttctttctttaattgtgtGTGTAAGAATGTCTGTTGATTAATATTAGACATTTAAACTCTAATGTCAATAGTAGTTTGAAAAACACTTATAGACAGTGAGAGAGGACATGAACCTGAAAGATCAAAGTTAGAGTAGAATGAAGGGCCTCAGTTCTTGGACAATCCAGGGAGCTAAGATGTACTGCAACCACTTCCAATGTTTTAACTAATTCACCTTCTTTCTCACCTGTAGAAAAGAGCAAGCGTACAGGTCTACTTGGGAGTGAGCCTGGGGCCTGGCAACCGTACTGTCCAGAATCACGAACCTCGAGGGTGTTTCCTGGGGTTTCACTTGGATGTTGTTTCCCAGAGTACCAACggtaccattttattttctctggtgCATAGAAGTGAAATCCGTTGCAAGTCAGATTCACTCTCTCTCCATGGAAGACAGTGGTCCATGGAGGCTGGAGGGAAATCATGGATCTGGGTACAGCAGCtggggagaagagaaatgagtCTGAGGTGGAGGTGTCTGCAGTCCCCACTGCAGTGGTTTGTGTGGAATGGACTGAGCACCCAGCTTTGGAGAGTCTCTGAAAGGCCCCCTGGCGAGGCTGCTGTTTCCCCAGTTTTCAAGTTTTCCAGCTGTGTTCACCTTACCCAGGAGTGCAGCAACTGCTCTGTGATCTACGGGAACAGACTAACCTTTCGGAGGGCAACCCCAGCAGGACCTACTCACCACAGAAGATCAGTGATGGGAGGCTCGCAAACCCCCTTACCTTTTCCAACAGGCCAGGTCCGCAAGCAGATTCCTCCTGAACTCCCTCCCACTTGGGCTCTTCATGTTACACACACCTCTCTAGGATGAGCATTTGTGTGGCATGGCCATACGGTGGGGTGAGGGATTGTAGAGGGAGGGAGTATAGGAATTTGGGGTCAATCACGCAGTTATGGAAAAGGGTCCATAGTATTTTTTTCCAACAAGAAGTAGGTAGGGGAGGGGTGAGCAGGCTGTTGTCTGAAGtgaaaattatattgaaataacTACAAAGAATATGAGTGCTTGGAACTAGGTGCTTCTAACTCCCCACACCCCAAAGATActctttcatgaaaataaaatgtggacACTGCATAAAATCAGGCCTTAAGATCTTTGAATTATTGATGGACAGAAGTTGGAGAATGTAAGGGTAAATATCAATACAAATTAAAGATAAGAGGTTGAAGATAAGGGAAacaacttctccctctctctttttctttcagaatttctttCAAATGTACGTGAATCTTTACAATGGCTAAAAAGCCTCTTGCCAGTCTCATAACTCAGGAACATCTTTCTCAAGAAggagccatctctttgaaatgcagACATCTAGGGGGATAGCTCCCCTGGATCCTGTCTCCCCATTCCTGCGGAAGGGTAAGCATTTACCTTTGGTAGGTACCTTGTTGCAGTATGCAAGACTACCTCCAGTCCTAAAGATATGAGATGTTTATTCCTCCTCTGGATAAAAACCAATAACCATGATAAATTTAGGATAAACTATGTGTGACAAAAGGTGCTGTCAAGTCCTCCTACTTGAGAACTAGTTACTGTTTAATCTTGAAAACATGTATGTAATGGGCTGAATCCCCTTGGCAATATAAGAGTGGGAGATCCTTTTCTGTCTTTGCAATCTCTTGGTGGATTGCCTGTGATGGGCATGCTTATTATTAAGTGTAtggtttaatgcttattcaataCTAAAAGTGTTTGCTTTCTTTATTACCTTTGTGGAGAGGATTTCTCGGTTGGGAGATTTTGGTTTTAACTTTATTTCCTGCAGCCGTTACTGTGGCTCTTTCTTATCTGAGTGTTTATTTCCTAAGTTTTGTAGCTTCAGGGTGTGAGAGTTAGTAACTGAAGGGTGAATCCACCACTGtggcataaaaattattttgagctgaaggcatttgagaatagattttattttttttaattctgaattcCCTTATCTGCCTAAAAGCAAAGCCTCTGAAGAGTTCAATTGTCATAAATCACCTCTCCAGGAGCAAATAAATGATCAGCTCTTATCACCAGACACTGGAAGTTGGCACCACACCTAAAGCAGAAGTTGTCACAAAACTAGCATAGCTCCCATCTATTCTCTTAAGGGCCAATTTatctttcctaaaaatcatttGTTTTCCAGTAAGTGGCCTTCTCACCTGCCCCTTTCCCTATCCAGATGTTATATAAGTCTCAAATTCTAACTGCCTCCttagtttatatttttctgtgtattcCCATAAGTTTTGAATaagaaatttctcttttctcttgctaGTCTgccttttgtcagtttaatttgcaggccCTCATTAGAAAACCTAAgaggatagaaaaaaaaagttttcttcccTGACATAATAAAAGTAATCACAGACCAAATTATTCACTATTGGAAACACCCACTCAAACATTCTTACCCCTTTAACACTACTATTTTCTAGCCTGCACAAAGATCAATGCTTTGATAGGCTAATCCTTCATTGTGTATACAATGAAAATTGATTGTAAAGTGATACTTCAGATTCTGCCAAAGATGCAGTAATTCATGAAGGTGGTAAAAGTGTTGTGGGACCACTGCTCTGATGGCTCCCAAAGTCACTGACAAGTGTAGTAAAGCAAGATCTGTTAACAGTTGAAGAGGAGCAAACAATGATAGGGAAAATATTTGTTTGGCTCCTGAAAGTTAGTCCCAATGCCCTTCTATTGAGCCTGTTGCCCACCAGTGGGTTTGAAAAACTGAAGCACTAACTTGCCCAGCCATGTGACACAGTTCTGAGTAAGGAGATGTCAGAGGAATAAAGCTAGGAGTGAACTAAGGGGTGAGGATTCTGGGGGAAGATTTTTCCTTTATGATGAAAGGAGAGAAGCATAGCAGGGGAGCTCTTTTGCAGTTTTAGTTTCCTACAGCTATcacatacaaaaaaacaaaacaaaacaaaaaagaacacaaaaaacaaCATTTGATTCATGCTTTGTTCTACAAATTGCCTTGGTAATCTAAATTCTgtgatgtagaaaataaaacacattatttccatttgtattgtcttttttccaaaaataaaatctcacTGTTGGGTATATGCAATTTACCATAAAATCATAAGTGGAATCAAttaagtatgtttttttttttttttaatttattttacttatatttggctgtgttgggtcttcgtttctgtgcgagggctttctctagttgtggcaagcgggggccactcttcatcacggtgcgcgggcctctcactatcgcggcctctcttgttgcggagcacaggctccagacgcgcaggctcagtagctgtggctcacgggcttagttgctccgcggcatgttggatcttcccagaccagggctcgaacccgtgtcccctgcattggcaggcagattctcaaccactgcaccaccagggaagcccaagtgtgTTTTTATCTTAGTACTTTTTATACTCAGGTAAGGAGGACTGTCTGTATTCAAGGGTGTACaagcaattgtttttttttaaagcttgagaCTTTAAATATTCTCACTTTTTTCTGTAAGAACTGCCCCAAATACGCCTTAGAATTGTACCCAAATGTAATGGAAATACTCTGTTTGGGGGCAAAAACTGTAGAGTAACCTGAACGcttgttttaaataaagaaattaaatgtctGTTTGGTTATAGAAACATTCATGTGTCTCTGcagactttttttcctttctctttctctagagGTTTATACAGATATACTACATCCCAGTGAGTATGGAGTTGTGTTTCTCTGGAAGAGAATAGACATCTGCACTGTCTATGTTCCTGGGAAGCACCTGGGGTTAGGGAAATGGAGACTGGGCAGTAAGTCTTGTACTGGAGGGAAGGGAGAACTTCTTTGGTGTATGCAGCTTTATTCCTCGCTGGTCCAAGTAAGTTGCCCCTGCTATGTGCAGGTGGCCCGGTGGTCAGGGGCAGACACATCTTGCCGGCATCTCTATGAGGTTGGGACTGAGTCAATGGGTTCTGAGATTAGCCACATCTACTAGCTGACActctctgtattttatttctccatcctAGAATGTTTAACAAAACCTAGTCAAGTTAAGATCTCCTCCCAGTTAGGCAGAGATTTGTGGGAAATGGGCTGTAGCCACGGCACTGATGGGGAGAATCACAGGCCCAGAAGCTACAGGGGACAGTGTGCAACAAGGGGCAGTGGCTTCCACTGGCTGGAGCTG
Above is a window of Balaenoptera acutorostrata chromosome 1, mBalAcu1.1, whole genome shotgun sequence DNA encoding:
- the FCRL4 gene encoding Fc receptor-like protein 4, producing the protein MISLQPPWTTVFHGERVNLTCNGFHFYAPEKIKWYRWYSGKQHPSETPGNTLEVRDSGQYGCQAPGSLPSRPVRLLFSTASFILQAPHSVFEGDELVLRCRKRGKEKLTAVRYFWNRKVISDSNKSLDLLISQARLNNSGCYQCIGSLENKHVLRTSLTNIRIQELFSRPKLKVTDSQPTEGNSVNLSCKTQLPLERPDVRLRFVFFRDHGVILSNWSASPELQVTAIWREDSGSYWCGAVTSGIHKRSLPLQIDVQRIPVSGVFLETKPQGDPVLEGEILVLVCSVAEGTGNTTFSWHREDTRESLGQKSQRSQRAELEIPVIREGHTGGYYCTADNGYGIIQSEAVNVSVRSTPGKRRGLVAAGTTGGTFGVLLAVALLFYCWHQRKLGDGSLGDTTRRPLTPDPGVSFHPMCPAPVELQQLYSNVHPKERDLVYSEVQIIQPGEEGEGNTFRTSLEDQNASIVYSEVKTQLQDDSTGKVSSKDEDIMENHKGVLLM